ACTACCTGTGAAGTCATAGTCCTCCACGCCAGCGAAGACCTGATCCACAACGACGATTGGTCGTTGAAAGCTTTTCAATTCTTGTAAGTAGGCGTGAGTTGGCTGATCCGCTGGTGGGAACATCAGGAGTCCGTCGACCCGTCGTTCGGCAAAGGTTCGGAGGACAGTTTCCCCTTCATGAACGCAAAGATCCCAACTGATGACGATCGGGTCGTAACTGGCTTCATAGAGAACCTCAAGCATGCCTTTGAGGATGCTCCCCACGAAGTCATCTTGGAAATCGTTGCACGTGAGTCCGACTGTCATACTGCGTCCACTTTGGATCGCATGGACCAGGCGATTCGGGCGATAGTTCTGCTGTGCTGCGACGTTAAGGATCCGCTGCCGAGTCACCTCGGAAACGCCAGGCTTGCCAGTGAGTGCTTTGGAGGTTGCGCCTACGGATACCCCGCAGATGCGGGCAATTTTAGCTAGGGAAGACATTATAAATCGAAATGAATAGGAGAGGAGGGATATAGAAAATACTTTCTTTGAGTTTTATCATCTTAAGCTTATGAATAAAAAATAGTTATGAATCAAGTTGTATTATTAAAGAAAGTACTTGACCTAAAATAGAGAAAGTATTTTCTCTCGTTCTGTTATTGCTTATCGAAGCTCTGTTTTGAGCTCTATCTTACCTCAGCCTTATGTACCCTATGAATACCCTGAATTCTTCCATTTGTTTCTCTCGTTTCTCGCTAGCCGGGATGATTAGCGTCATTTTTGGCATTTCCGCTCTGCCGTCTTTCGTCCATGCTGAGCTGCTTGATTCCTGGACTCAGTATTCTGGCAGTGTCAGCAGTGGTCTCAATACCGCCAGTCCGGTATTGGGCAATGGGAATGCGGATTCCGAGTCTGCCGACAGTCAGACTATCTACGCCAGTTCGTCCATGTCATACACGCTCGCAGACGTGGGTGACACCGTCACATTGTCAGCTGGAGTCACCTTCACCGGGATGGTTTCTCCGCAGTCGGATCAATTTCGCTTCGGATTCTATGACGTGAACGGGCAGCCTGGTGCCACCGGATGGCTGGGCTATTATGCGACGAATTCGGGCACAAGCACCGGTCCCACCTACAGTCGTTTGTGGGAGCGCGATAATCCGAATACAGGTAGCTTTGGCAGTGGGGCGGGGGCCTCGTTGCTCGCCTGGGTAAACGCTAGTCCATCCAATACCGCTTTTGAGTCCGGCACTTATAGCTTTTCGCTGTCGGCAACTCGAGTTGAATCGGGATTAGACCTTAGTTGGTCGATGATCGGGACTGGCTTAATCTATTCTCTTTCGGGAACGGTTGTGGATACGACGCCTGAAAGTTATGTTTTTGATCGCGTTGGATTCTTCACTGGTGGTGGTTTGAACGCCGATCAAGTAGCTTTTTTAGATGTTGATCTTACTTTTTCTGCCATTCCCGAGCCCGCTTCGACGAATTTCCTTCTAATGATTGCCGCAGGATTATTCACTGTCGGGGCACGTCACCACAAGATGTTTAGCGACGCCTAATGCCGCGCGAGCTTTGCCTTAATCTCATGAACCTTTCTATCATTTCCAGGCGAGCGACTTCTCGGCACGCGTTTACTTTGATTGAACTGCTGACTGTGGTTGCGGTAGTTAGCATCCTTGCGTCACTGGCTCTTGTGGGGATCAGTAGTGTCCGCGATAAAGCGCAGACAGCTCACTGTGGTTCAAACATTCGTCAGATTCAGTCGCTTGCATTACTTTGGGCGCAGGATAACAATGGCTGGGTCCCTCAAGCGATGTGGTTTCTGGAAGATATTAACCAGAAGCGTGTCGGTGCGACTAATCTGCGCTCTGTTGGCTATACGGACAAGCTCGGAAAATGTCCATCGAGTGAGGTTCTCGCTCCGAATTACGGGATCAACAGCAAACTCGTCCAGGGGAGTCCGAGTGGCCAGCAATGGGGCAACAATTACAGCCAGTACTATGAGCACGGTCGTTATAAATACTCGCAGATTCAGGCCTCAGACACAATTGTGTTTGCGGAGACTGAAAAAGTGAAGAACTGGTCTTTCGGCGGTGCCGCAGCATATATGGCAATCAACGTCGACTCGAACAACACTCTTGGTTCCCGTCATAGTGGCAAAGCTTGGGTTGCTTATGCCGACGGGCACATCGAACTTCAGTATCCTGCCGACATTGCCACCGACTTAGTCTGGAACAAGGGGATCAACGAGTAGACCAGACGACTTGAAACCTCTTTGTATCCTTCCATGAACATTCTTTCTACAATTCGTCGTTCGCATCGTCTTAGTTTGGCGATCACTTTCACATTCGTCGCCGTCGCTGGCAGCTTGCAGGCAAAGACGGACCTCTTCCCGGAATTGCTTGCTAAATATAATTTTGAGGGCTTGCCTTCTTGGGTCCCAGGCTGGGGCGCTGGTCATGGAAGCACTTATCAGCCCGCCACGGGTTGGAGAACTCCCTTTCGTGTCGAACTGGATGCGGATGATCCGCACTCTGGAATGCACGCTCTGCGCATTGAACTCAAGGAAGCGTCTGGCAAAGAGAAAATTGTCCATGCTCCTGCAATCAAAGTCGCATCGCCTTCCGGCGATTCTTCTGAGGAGCGGAAGATTTGTATCCATCTCCACGTACGCACCCATGGTCTGGTTGAGAATGGTGTTGGGATTCGCCTGCTTGAGCGTGATGCAGAGAATACAAGCATCCGCCTGCTCGATAACGAAAAGTCACTTGTCCATGTTCCGAATTCTTCTGAATGGGTTGAGCTCAACGCAACGGGCACACTCGACTCCCGTACCGCATCCATAACGCTGATGATTGTCGCCTACCAGTCCGAGGTCCCCGCGACCCTCTGGGTGGATGATATTTCCGTGGAACT
The nucleotide sequence above comes from Coraliomargarita algicola. Encoded proteins:
- a CDS encoding type II secretion system protein, which encodes MNLSIISRRATSRHAFTLIELLTVVAVVSILASLALVGISSVRDKAQTAHCGSNIRQIQSLALLWAQDNNGWVPQAMWFLEDINQKRVGATNLRSVGYTDKLGKCPSSEVLAPNYGINSKLVQGSPSGQQWGNNYSQYYEHGRYKYSQIQASDTIVFAETEKVKNWSFGGAAAYMAINVDSNNTLGSRHSGKAWVAYADGHIELQYPADIATDLVWNKGINE